One stretch of Euphorbia lathyris chromosome 7, ddEupLath1.1, whole genome shotgun sequence DNA includes these proteins:
- the LOC136201229 gene encoding protein PSK SIMULATOR 2-like has protein sequence MKELLIIAAADKREEFDVFAGEVIRFGDHCKDPQWHNLDRYFSKLDSEYSNDKQPRAETEMTVKELTNLAQHTSELYHELHALDRFEQDYQQKLEEVESLHLPKKGESLTILLSELKQQRKLVRSLKKKSLWSKNLEEVTEKLVDIVTYLHQAILDAFGHNGVRLAKEEHGKNGQRLGVAGLALHYANVINQIDNIASRPTSLPPNTRDNLYHGLPTVVKTTLRSRIQMLENKEELTVAQVKAEIEKTLHWLVPVATNTNKAHQGFGWVGEWANTGSEFGKNTTTQNNLIRLQTLYHADKQKADMYILELVTLLHRLIDLVRHRDHGLKTAPFRSPTRKGLVFHTKMQKLLSLNRGTTTYSIQLSRDDKDLLQKVCRRRLVPGISKSQEFSKRRDKVKTLSRSTGSSPAREIGSRKYLEHPNILDIMDGLDSM, from the exons ATGAAGGAGCTGCTAATTATTGCTGCAGCTGACAAAAG GGAGGAATTTGATGTTTTTGCTGGAGAAGTGATTCGGTTTGGAGATCATTGTAAAGACCCACAGTGGCACAACCTGGATCGATATTTTTCAAA ATTAGATTCAGAATATTCCAATGATAAACAACCTAGAGCGGAGACAGAAATGACAGTGAAAGAGCTAACTAACCTGGCCCAGCATACTTCG GAGTTATATCACGAATTGCATGCTTTGGACAGATTTGAACAAGATTATCAGCAAAAGCTTGAAGAAGTAGAGTCCTTGCACCTACCGAAAAAAG GAGAGAGTCTCACGATTTTACTAAGTGAGCTAAAACAACAAAGAAAGCTTGTAAGGAGCTTGAAAAAGAAATCTCTATGGTCTAAGAATTTGGAGGAG GTCACGGAGAAGCTTGTTGATATTGTAACCTACTTACACCAAGCTATCTTGGATGCCTTTGGACACAATG GTGTTAGATTGGCTAAAGAGGAGCACGGTAAGAATGGGCAAAGGTTAGGTGTAGCTGGTCTTGCACTGCATTATGCTAATGTCATCAACCAGATTGACAACATT GCATCTCGTCCCACCTCCTTGCCTCCGAATACAAGAGACAATTTATATCATGGGTTACCAACTGTTGTTAAGACAACTCTTCGTTCCCGAATACAGATGCTTGAGAATAAGGAAGAG CTTACGGTAGCTCAAGTGAAAGCGGAAATCGAAAAGACTCTCCACTGGCTGGTACCTGTTGCCACCAATACGAACAA AGCACATCAAGGTTTCGGGTGGGTCGGAGAATGGGCTAATACCGG AAGCGAATTCGGCAAGAACACAACGACACAGAACAACCTGATCCGCCTGCAGACACTATACCATGCTGATAAACAGAAGGCTGATATGTACATTCTGGAACTCGTGACATTACTTCATCGCTTGATAGACTTAGTACGGCATAGAGATCATGGCTTGAAAACAGCGCCTTTCCGTTCACCAACTCGTAAGGGACTGGTTTTCCATACCAAGATGCAGAAACTTTTATCACTCAACCGCGGTACTACAACGTACAGCATTCAACTATCTCGAGACGACAAAGATTTGTTACAGAAGGTGTGCCGGAGGAGATTGGTTCCGGGAATAAGCAAGAGTCAGGAATTTTCCAAGAGAAGAGACAAAGTGAAGACATTGAGCCGGAGCACAGGAAGCTCTCCGGCTAGGGAGATTGGTTCAAGAAAATACTTGGAACACCCAAATATTTTGGATATTATGGATGGCTTGGATTCTATGTAA